A DNA window from Labilithrix sp. contains the following coding sequences:
- a CDS encoding ferritin-like domain-containing protein → MIKRARPWWSRVDASATSIASIADDVIDGATPAARAVLAGIWQERGKSELLVSAGFGGVAAQLIEHGADEKVIELATEAVRDEVHHAQIAVALAARYRGDAERWPPGHPAPMPLFAPSEGKLRATLYVVAMCCINETLACGMLEAQLLLAKSPLARAALQSVLSDEIDHARIGWAHLASRHVEPEVRRELGAWLPRLLEARLRELFDAHPLPGEDLPAHGIMTRKARQEVIHAGLVDVVFPGFEQVGVDPSAGRAWTRATFAAQEPPLAQ, encoded by the coding sequence GTGATCAAACGCGCGCGGCCGTGGTGGAGCCGCGTCGACGCGAGCGCGACGTCGATCGCGTCGATCGCGGACGACGTGATCGACGGTGCGACGCCGGCGGCGCGCGCGGTCCTCGCCGGCATCTGGCAGGAGCGCGGGAAGTCGGAGCTGCTCGTCAGCGCGGGCTTCGGCGGCGTCGCCGCGCAGCTCATCGAGCACGGCGCCGACGAGAAGGTGATCGAGCTCGCGACGGAGGCGGTGCGCGACGAGGTGCATCATGCACAGATCGCGGTGGCGCTCGCCGCGCGCTACCGCGGCGACGCCGAGCGCTGGCCGCCGGGGCACCCCGCGCCGATGCCGCTCTTCGCGCCGTCGGAAGGCAAGCTCCGCGCGACGCTCTACGTCGTCGCGATGTGCTGCATCAACGAGACGCTCGCGTGCGGGATGCTCGAGGCGCAGCTCCTCCTCGCGAAGTCGCCGCTCGCGCGCGCGGCGCTGCAGAGCGTGCTCTCCGACGAGATCGACCACGCCCGGATCGGCTGGGCGCACCTCGCCTCGCGGCACGTCGAGCCGGAGGTGCGCCGAGAGCTCGGCGCCTGGCTCCCGCGTCTGCTCGAGGCGCGGCTCCGCGAGCTCTTCGACGCGCACCCGCTCCCGGGCGAGGACCTCCCCGCGCACGGCATCATGACGCGCAAGGCGCGCCAGGAGGTGATCCACGCCGGCCTCGTCGACGTCGTCTTCCCCGGCTTCGAGCAGGTCGGCGTCGACCCGAGCGCGGGCCGGGCGTGGACGCGCGCGACGTTCGCCGCTCAGGAGCCGCCGCTCGCGCAGTAG
- a CDS encoding NAD-binding protein produces MFDRIVLIGAGRTSGSIVDRLARIAPLTILDLSPAAIDLVSTRELESSEGSHPIVKRLGDGTSRLVLEDVRGDPKSLVALVVAPGDDRAALEATKLGAELGYAPVVTIVNDRTVAQACEKHQARAFVRAEIVGQLVEQTLQQGGLGVTSAGGFGRGDVVEFTVLPSSPAIGVPLAKLRADGWRIAAIYRGDELVLPTGLTTIAADDRVLVVGDPRQLPHVAESLRVGLPTFPLLQGPHIVVYLPGGRDGDVEAEAEMLLERTRAARLVRAYPGAERTRVSTGAGRKHIEDVPLEGSSIASHLPILRARTPGVVVARIGARPFADVLLGRGGEGAVLCNEAGAPVLFPRGASRHERVVLCLTDGDVDLATAEVALDLARMYEVPLHVLRVKLPAYLQSEEAATAALVDTIVQRARLHGVQPEVLVLEGNPIAEWVKASERGDLAVVARRPGMRDSFSKPDLALRLARKAKGSVLVFTVPA; encoded by the coding sequence ATGTTCGATCGTATCGTCCTGATCGGGGCGGGGCGGACCTCCGGCTCGATCGTCGATCGTCTCGCCCGGATCGCGCCGCTCACGATCCTCGATCTCTCACCCGCCGCGATCGACCTCGTGTCGACGCGCGAGCTCGAGTCGTCCGAGGGCTCGCATCCGATCGTGAAGCGGCTCGGCGACGGCACCTCGCGCCTCGTGCTCGAGGACGTCCGCGGCGATCCGAAGAGCCTCGTCGCGCTCGTGGTCGCGCCGGGCGACGATCGCGCGGCGCTCGAGGCGACCAAGCTCGGCGCCGAGCTCGGCTACGCGCCGGTCGTGACGATCGTGAACGACCGCACGGTGGCGCAAGCGTGCGAGAAGCATCAGGCCCGCGCGTTCGTGCGCGCCGAGATCGTGGGGCAGCTCGTCGAGCAGACGTTGCAGCAGGGTGGGCTCGGCGTCACGAGCGCGGGCGGCTTCGGCCGCGGCGACGTCGTCGAGTTCACCGTCCTCCCGAGCTCGCCCGCGATCGGCGTGCCGCTCGCGAAGCTGCGCGCCGACGGCTGGCGCATCGCCGCGATCTATCGCGGCGACGAGCTCGTGCTCCCGACCGGCCTCACCACCATCGCCGCGGACGATCGCGTCCTCGTCGTCGGCGATCCGCGGCAGCTCCCCCACGTCGCCGAGAGCCTCCGCGTCGGCTTGCCGACGTTCCCGCTCCTCCAGGGCCCGCACATCGTGGTGTACCTCCCGGGCGGTCGCGACGGCGACGTCGAGGCGGAGGCCGAGATGCTGCTCGAGCGCACGCGCGCCGCGCGGCTCGTGCGCGCGTACCCCGGCGCCGAGCGCACGCGCGTCTCGACCGGCGCCGGGCGCAAGCACATCGAGGACGTGCCGCTCGAAGGGAGCTCGATCGCGTCGCATCTCCCGATCCTGCGCGCGCGGACGCCGGGCGTCGTCGTCGCACGCATCGGGGCGCGTCCGTTCGCGGACGTGCTGCTCGGGCGCGGCGGCGAGGGCGCGGTCCTCTGCAACGAGGCCGGCGCGCCGGTCCTCTTCCCGCGCGGCGCGTCGCGGCACGAGCGCGTCGTCCTGTGCCTCACCGACGGTGACGTCGATCTCGCGACCGCCGAGGTCGCGCTCGATCTCGCGCGCATGTACGAGGTGCCGCTCCACGTCTTGCGCGTGAAGCTGCCGGCGTACCTCCAGTCGGAGGAGGCGGCGACGGCGGCGCTCGTCGACACGATCGTGCAGCGCGCGCGCCTCCACGGCGTCCAGCCCGAGGTCCTCGTGCTCGAAGGCAACCCGATCGCGGAGTGGGTGAAGGCGAGCGAGCGCGGCGACCTCGCCGTCGTCGCGCGCCGGCCGGGGATGCGCGACAGCTTCTCCAAGCCCGACCTCGCGCTCCGCCTCGCGCGCAAGGCGAAGGGGTCCGTCCTCGTCTTCACGGTCCCGGCGTGA
- a CDS encoding cation:proton antiporter, whose translation MITLFLLVLLSVVGPALAVRVRLPAAVVLIVAGIGVGPVGLGWIQDTPPVALLSELGFLILMFVAGMEIDFESLRRAGPRGLLVPSLAVLLFVGVAAAMGIWLRLSVIELIVVSASSVGMPLAVLQETGLLQRPIGKHVMLTASLGEFASILAITGYELFAEEATLSHRLIKMLKVVLLFVVSATVIRWARAAVWWRPEPFRRLLQHHDVAELGVRTGLLLMFGFVVVSAMLGVEAILGAFIGGALVAFVLREKSTLESKISALGHGLFIPIFFIVVGVRFNARVLSFAALKDALLFAAVVATVKILPTLISSPRELGLRERFAAGALLSAPLTLLVAIAAIGRRLGTVDSAREATFLLLAILLSVGFPIVFRALVTSPRART comes from the coding sequence GTGATCACGCTCTTCCTCCTCGTCCTCTTGAGCGTCGTCGGCCCCGCGCTCGCGGTGCGCGTCCGGCTGCCCGCCGCGGTCGTCCTCATCGTCGCCGGCATCGGCGTCGGCCCGGTCGGGCTCGGTTGGATCCAGGACACGCCGCCGGTCGCGCTCCTCTCCGAGCTCGGCTTCCTCATCCTCATGTTCGTCGCGGGGATGGAGATCGACTTCGAGTCCCTCCGTCGCGCGGGGCCGCGCGGGCTCCTCGTCCCGAGCCTCGCGGTGCTCCTCTTCGTCGGCGTCGCCGCGGCGATGGGGATCTGGCTGCGCCTCTCCGTCATCGAGCTCATCGTCGTCAGCGCGTCGAGCGTCGGGATGCCGCTCGCGGTGCTGCAGGAGACGGGGCTCCTCCAGCGCCCGATCGGCAAGCACGTGATGCTGACCGCTTCCCTCGGCGAGTTCGCTTCGATCCTCGCGATCACCGGCTACGAGCTCTTCGCGGAGGAGGCGACGCTCTCGCATCGGCTGATCAAGATGCTCAAGGTCGTCCTCCTCTTCGTCGTGTCGGCGACCGTCATCCGCTGGGCGCGCGCGGCGGTGTGGTGGCGACCGGAGCCCTTCCGGCGCCTGCTCCAGCACCACGACGTCGCCGAGCTCGGCGTGCGCACGGGGCTGCTCCTCATGTTCGGCTTCGTCGTCGTCTCGGCGATGCTCGGCGTCGAGGCGATCCTCGGCGCCTTCATCGGCGGCGCGCTCGTCGCCTTCGTCCTGCGCGAGAAGTCGACGCTCGAGTCGAAGATCTCCGCGCTCGGGCACGGGCTCTTCATCCCGATCTTCTTCATCGTCGTCGGCGTGCGCTTCAACGCGCGGGTGCTCTCCTTCGCCGCGCTGAAGGACGCGCTCCTCTTCGCCGCCGTCGTCGCGACGGTGAAGATCCTGCCCACGCTGATCTCGTCGCCGCGCGAGCTCGGCCTGCGCGAGCGCTTCGCGGCGGGGGCGCTCCTCTCCGCCCCGCTCACGCTCCTCGTCGCGATCGCCGCGATCGGACGGCGGCTCGGTACGGTCGACAGCGCACGCGAGGCGACGTTCCTCCTCCTCGCGATCCTCCTCTCGGTCGGGTTCCCGATCGTCTTCCGCGCGCTCGTGACCTCCCCACGAGCGCGGACATGA
- a CDS encoding glutathione S-transferase family protein — translation MAMKTLHYHPIASFCWKVLIGLYELDVPFEKHVVDLADPDAKAAFTKLSPMGKMPALVDGDRVVLESTILLEHVDLERRLVQSLECRALDRFYDFYVHAPMQKVVFDELRPAAARDPYGVAEARAQLETAYRVADERMRGRTWACGDDFTLADCAAAPALYYADRVHALGAHDALAAYLERLRARPSFARVLDEAAPLMHLFEGLIRSNA, via the coding sequence CTGGCGATGAAGACTCTGCATTATCACCCGATCGCGTCCTTCTGCTGGAAGGTGCTGATTGGCCTTTACGAGCTCGACGTGCCGTTCGAGAAGCACGTCGTCGACCTCGCCGATCCGGACGCCAAAGCGGCATTCACGAAGCTCTCGCCGATGGGCAAGATGCCCGCCCTCGTCGACGGCGATCGCGTCGTGCTCGAGAGCACGATCCTCCTCGAGCACGTCGACCTCGAGCGCCGCCTCGTCCAGAGCCTCGAGTGCCGCGCGCTCGATCGCTTCTACGACTTTTACGTGCACGCGCCGATGCAGAAGGTCGTCTTCGACGAGCTCCGCCCCGCCGCCGCGCGCGATCCGTACGGCGTCGCCGAGGCGCGCGCGCAGCTCGAGACCGCCTACCGCGTCGCGGACGAGCGCATGCGCGGGCGGACCTGGGCTTGCGGCGACGACTTCACCCTCGCCGACTGCGCCGCCGCGCCGGCGCTCTACTACGCCGACCGCGTGCACGCGCTCGGAGCCCACGACGCGCTCGCGGCGTACCTCGAGCGCCTCCGCGCGCGCCCGTCGTTCGCGCGCGTCCTCGACGAGGCGGCGCCGCTCATGCACCTCTTCGAAGGGCTGATCCGCTCGAACGCATGA
- a CDS encoding aminotransferase class V-fold PLP-dependent enzyme — MLRGYDPEAFRREAHAVVDLLADHLARLGTTDGEAVVPWKEPSAQVAAWQSDFEGGADAQALFARVVAESTHLHHPGFVGHQVTAPLPLAALASFVSGFLNNGAAVYEMGPVSSGMERVLARFLTARLGYGPGADAVFTSGGSAGNLTALLAARERTAARLGGDRFTGAVLACEEAHYSTARAVRVMGWGDDGVVTVPADERFKLRADALADAFARAEAAGRTVVAVVASACSTSTGAFDPLHAVADFCAERGVWMHVDGAHGASFVLSPKHRALVDGIARADSVVWDAHKMMLCPALVTAVLFKDGRDSFTAFQGTKAAYLLDAQAAATDSAVRTLECTKGMLVLGLYAALAVHGEDTIARYLDDVVDRARDFAALLRRTPGFEVAIEPECNIVCFRYGEGDDAQERIRRAVLEDGRFYVVKTRLRGRTFLRTTIINPRTSSADLDRLVATIRDLAG, encoded by the coding sequence ATGCTCCGTGGCTACGATCCGGAGGCGTTCCGCCGCGAGGCGCACGCCGTCGTCGACCTCCTCGCCGATCACCTCGCTCGCCTCGGCACGACGGACGGCGAGGCGGTCGTGCCGTGGAAGGAGCCGAGCGCGCAGGTCGCCGCGTGGCAGAGCGACTTCGAGGGCGGCGCGGACGCGCAGGCGCTCTTCGCGCGCGTCGTCGCGGAGTCGACGCACCTCCATCATCCGGGCTTCGTCGGTCATCAGGTCACCGCCCCGCTCCCGCTCGCCGCGCTCGCGTCGTTCGTGAGCGGCTTCCTCAACAACGGCGCCGCGGTCTACGAGATGGGCCCCGTGTCGTCGGGGATGGAGCGCGTGCTCGCTCGGTTCCTCACCGCGCGACTCGGCTACGGCCCGGGCGCCGACGCCGTGTTCACCTCCGGCGGCTCGGCCGGCAACCTCACCGCGCTCCTCGCCGCGCGCGAGCGCACCGCCGCGCGCCTCGGCGGCGATCGCTTCACCGGCGCCGTCCTCGCGTGCGAAGAGGCGCACTACTCCACCGCGCGCGCGGTCCGCGTGATGGGCTGGGGCGACGACGGCGTGGTGACGGTGCCGGCCGACGAGCGCTTCAAGCTGCGCGCCGACGCGCTCGCCGACGCGTTCGCGCGCGCGGAGGCGGCGGGGCGCACGGTGGTGGCCGTCGTCGCGAGCGCGTGCTCCACGTCGACGGGCGCGTTCGATCCGCTCCACGCCGTCGCCGACTTCTGCGCCGAGCGCGGCGTCTGGATGCACGTCGACGGCGCCCACGGCGCGTCGTTCGTGCTCTCGCCGAAGCACCGCGCGCTCGTCGACGGCATCGCGCGCGCGGACTCGGTGGTGTGGGACGCGCACAAGATGATGCTCTGCCCCGCGCTCGTCACGGCGGTGCTCTTCAAGGACGGCCGCGACTCCTTCACCGCGTTCCAAGGCACGAAGGCCGCGTACCTCCTCGACGCGCAAGCCGCCGCGACCGACAGCGCCGTCCGCACGCTCGAGTGCACGAAGGGCATGCTCGTCCTCGGCCTCTACGCCGCCCTCGCCGTGCACGGCGAAGACACGATCGCGCGCTACCTCGACGACGTCGTCGATCGCGCGCGCGACTTCGCGGCGCTCCTCCGCCGGACGCCCGGCTTCGAGGTCGCGATCGAGCCCGAGTGCAACATCGTCTGCTTCCGGTACGGCGAGGGCGACGACGCGCAAGAGCGCATCCGCCGCGCGGTCCTCGAGGACGGACGCTTCTACGTCGTGAAGACGCGCCTCCGCGGGCGCACGTTCCTCCGCACCACGATCATCAACCCGCGCACGTCGTCCGCCGATCTCGATCGCCTCGTCGCGACGATCCGGGACCTCGCCGGCTGA
- a CDS encoding helix-turn-helix transcriptional regulator — MLQHSSLDQIFHALADPTRRAMVERLCAGAASVSELSTPFSVSLSAIGQHLHVLEASGLVRTRKEGRVRTVELAPGALGPAEQWFMQHRQRWERRLDRLGALLEEEETSSPRKRKKK; from the coding sequence ATGCTTCAGCATTCGTCCCTCGACCAGATCTTCCACGCGCTGGCCGATCCCACGCGGCGCGCGATGGTCGAGCGCCTCTGCGCCGGCGCGGCGTCCGTGAGCGAGCTGTCGACGCCGTTCTCGGTCTCGCTGTCCGCGATCGGGCAGCACCTCCACGTGCTCGAGGCGAGCGGCCTCGTTCGAACCCGCAAGGAGGGCCGCGTCCGCACCGTCGAGCTCGCTCCCGGCGCGCTCGGCCCCGCCGAGCAGTGGTTCATGCAGCACCGCCAGCGATGGGAGCGCCGCCTCGACCGCCTCGGCGCGTTGCTCGAAGAAGAAGAAACCAGCAGCCCCAGAAAGAGGAAAAAGAAATGA
- a CDS encoding HutD family protein, whose protein sequence is MRVILPSEHRRMPWKNGGGTTTEVLVEPGVEDTARFRWRVSIADVASDGPFSRFDGYERHIVLLDGAGMTLDAGAHGRIELARHVPRTFSGDWEVTGSLKNGPVRDFNLIVDRARATAELDVRTVTQATTVRAPVCIAHVLAGTLVDAPEGSTLVDAGELRFVPAESAIVVVARITPS, encoded by the coding sequence ATGCGCGTGATCCTGCCGAGCGAGCACCGCCGCATGCCGTGGAAGAACGGCGGCGGAACGACGACCGAGGTCCTCGTGGAGCCGGGCGTCGAGGACACCGCGCGCTTTCGCTGGCGCGTGAGCATCGCGGACGTCGCGAGCGACGGGCCGTTCTCGCGCTTCGACGGCTACGAGCGCCACATCGTTCTCCTCGACGGCGCGGGGATGACGCTCGACGCCGGCGCGCACGGACGCATCGAGCTCGCGCGTCACGTCCCGCGCACCTTCTCCGGCGACTGGGAGGTGACCGGGAGCTTGAAGAACGGACCGGTGCGCGACTTCAACCTGATCGTCGATCGCGCGCGCGCGACCGCGGAGCTCGACGTCCGCACCGTGACGCAAGCGACGACGGTGCGCGCGCCGGTGTGCATCGCGCACGTGCTCGCAGGCACGCTCGTCGACGCGCCGGAGGGCTCCACCCTCGTGGACGCAGGCGAGCTCCGCTTCGTCCCCGCCGAGAGCGCCATCGTGGTGGTGGCGCGCATCACGCCCAGCTGA
- a CDS encoding DUF420 domain-containing protein encodes MSADAAAFSREDRPFWIVNGVLSVGALSVLGYLLLLRHGSGDREALSFMPSVNAAFNGLAAVLLVLAVRAIKRKQVARHQALMLSAFASSAFFLVGYLAYHYVHGDTRYPGTGGARVAYLLLLASHVILSIPVVPMCLAAFYFAFKRRFATHKKITKVLFPIWLYVSVTGVVVFFLLRSAY; translated from the coding sequence ATGTCCGCGGACGCAGCTGCATTCTCGCGCGAGGATCGGCCCTTTTGGATCGTGAACGGGGTGCTCTCCGTGGGGGCGCTCTCCGTCCTCGGGTACCTCTTGCTCTTGCGGCACGGCTCCGGCGATCGCGAGGCGCTGTCGTTCATGCCCTCCGTCAACGCGGCGTTCAACGGGCTCGCGGCGGTGCTGCTCGTCCTCGCGGTGCGCGCGATCAAGAGGAAGCAGGTCGCGCGGCACCAGGCGTTGATGCTGTCGGCGTTCGCGTCGAGCGCCTTCTTCCTCGTCGGCTACCTCGCGTACCACTACGTCCACGGCGACACGCGTTACCCCGGCACCGGCGGCGCGCGCGTCGCGTACCTCCTGCTCCTCGCGAGCCACGTCATCCTGTCGATCCCGGTCGTGCCGATGTGCCTCGCCGCGTTCTACTTCGCGTTCAAGCGGCGCTTCGCGACGCACAAGAAGATCACGAAGGTGCTCTTCCCGATCTGGCTCTACGTCTCGGTCACCGGCGTCGTCGTGTTCTTCCTCCTGCGGAGCGCGTACTGA
- a CDS encoding SRPBCC family protein, translating into MSRPVIHKSFTIERTYEATATRVFAANSDPAKKRRWFAEGEGFIVDSYTLDFQVGGFERSRFRFGSDGPPMTYDGVFLDIVPNERIVLAYAMTIGGAPMSSSLSTIELVPSGQTTLLRFTEHTAFVDGNDGSAGRREGSLGLLAALAKELETHR; encoded by the coding sequence ATGAGCCGTCCCGTGATCCACAAGAGCTTCACCATCGAGCGCACCTACGAAGCGACCGCGACGCGTGTGTTCGCCGCCAACTCCGACCCCGCGAAGAAGCGCCGCTGGTTCGCCGAGGGCGAGGGCTTCATCGTCGACAGCTACACCCTCGACTTCCAGGTCGGCGGCTTCGAGCGCTCGCGGTTTCGCTTCGGGAGCGACGGTCCGCCGATGACCTACGACGGCGTCTTCCTCGACATCGTCCCGAACGAGCGGATCGTCCTCGCCTACGCGATGACGATCGGCGGGGCGCCGATGTCTTCGTCCCTCTCCACGATCGAGCTCGTGCCGTCGGGTCAGACGACGCTGCTTCGCTTCACCGAGCACACCGCGTTCGTCGACGGCAACGACGGCTCGGCCGGACGGCGCGAAGGCTCCCTCGGCCTGCTCGCGGCCCTGGCGAAGGAGCTCGAGACCCACCGCTGA